From Falco cherrug isolate bFalChe1 chromosome W unlocalized genomic scaffold, bFalChe1.pri SUPER_W_unloc_1, whole genome shotgun sequence, the proteins below share one genomic window:
- the LOC129734913 gene encoding adenomatous polyposis coli protein-like isoform X5, with protein sequence MRIQQIEKDVLCIRQLLQSQAAEAERVPQSKHDTGSHDTERHSEGQGTAEINIATTGTGQGSAAQMDHDTASVMNSSNNYSVPRRLTNHLGTKVEMVYSLLSMLGTHGKDDMSGTLLAMSSSQDSCISMRQSGCLPLLIQLLHGNDKDSVLLGNSRCSKEARARARAALHNIIHSQPDDKRGRREIRVLHLLEQVRAYCETCWKWQEAHEEGMDRDKNPMRAPADHQICPAVCVLMKLSFDEEHRHAMNELGCLQAIAELLQVDCEMYGLTNDHYSVTLRRYAGMALTNLTFGDVANKATLCSMKDCMRALVAQLKSESEDLQQVIASVLRNLSWRADVNSKKTLREVGSVKALMECALEVKKESTLKSVLSALWNLSAHCTENKGDICAVDGALAFLVGTLTYRSQANTLAIIESGGGILRNVSSLIATNEDHRQILRENSCLQTLLQHLKSHSLTIVSNACGTLWNLSARNAKDQEALWDMGAVSMLKNLIHSKHKMIAMGSAAALRNLMANRPAKYKDANIMSPGSSLPSLYVRKQKALEAELDAQHLSETFENIDNLSPKASHHNKQRHKQNIYNEYVLDSSRHDDGICSSETFNTSHMTVLSPYLNATVLPGSSSYSRGNIENSRSEKDRSLNRDVAVGLNSYHQATENTGNSSKRIGMQITAAAQIAKVMEEVTSMHIPQEDRSSCSTSEMHCLTEDRNVPRKTAAAHTHSNTYFPKSENSNGTCPMLYTTMEYKRASNDSLNSVSSSDGYGKRGQMKPSIESYSEDDESKFRSYGQYPADLAHKIHSANHMDDNDEELDTPINYSLKYSDEQLSSGRQSPSQNERWARPKHIIEDEIKQNEQRQLRSKDATYSVYTESGDDKCMKYQSPFGQQECVSSFRSRGSNGAEQSRVGSMLGMNQKVNQSLCQADDYDNDKPTNYSECYSKEEHHKGEEDRPTNYSIKYNKEEHLVDQPIDYSLKYSTEVPLSSQKPSFTISNSSSVQSTKTDDISLSCENISTPSGSSERQNQLHPNSAQSRSSHAQKTASCKTSSINQETIQTYCVEDTPICFSRCSSLSSLSSAEDEIGCDQPTHVTDANNTLQIAELKENSGILSTEGAVSEVASASQHIRTKSSRLQTPSLSPSDSSRHKAVEFSSGAKSPSKSGAHTPKSPPEHYVQETPLMFSRCTSVSSLDSFESHSIASSVQSEPCSGMVSGIISPSDLPDSPGQTMPPSRSKTPPPAQGAQVKKEVAKGKVPNAEKRESGPRQVAINEAVQRVQVLPDADTLLHFATESTPDGFSCSSSLSGLSLDEPFIQKDVELRIMPPVHENEHGNEAEPEQPDVTKDNQEKKAEKPTEAEKDIMDDSDDDIVILEEYIISAMPTKSSHKAKKPSQASASKIPPPVTRKPSQLLVYKLLPSQTGLQSQKRVSFTPGYDMPWVYFVEDTPINFSTATSLSDLTIESLPNELANVENVGTGAESEEFEKRDTIPTEGISTDNSQRAKSSTKTAPGLDDDKTEEGDILAECINSAMPKGKSHKSFRVKKVIDQIQQASLSVSNTNQSEHDKKEPMSPVKPIPQNNEYRAHVRKNTEPKSYINNERSYSENTDTKKQNLKNNSRYFNDKLPNNEEHVKGNFAFDSPHHYTPIEGTPYCFSRNDSLSSLDFDDYDDVDLSRENAELQKRKAKETETEDYTNTEQSSNQQPSNRTQVCQKYLTGRSQPETFSQSTKDIPDRGAAVDEKMQDFAIENTPVNFSRNSSLRSLSDIDQENNNKESERAKQTEGPDSQIESNRPQTSSYAPKSFIVEDTPVCFSRNSSLSSLSIDSEDDLLQECISSAMPKKKKPSKVKSESEKNNSRNMGDVLAEDLSLDLRERGRTDSEHGFSPDSENFDWKAIQEGANSIVSSLHQAAAAISLTRQASSDSDSILSLKSGIFLGSPFHLTPDQEEKPFTSNKGPRILKPGEKSTLEYKKVESENKGIKGGKKVYKSIITGKACSNSKVSSQLRQPQQTNMTSISRGRTMIHIPGVRNSSSSTSPVTKKGPPLKNTNSKSPSEGQNSVSSPRGVNSSVKLESAPVTRQPSQQSRSSKRPSRSGSRDSTPSRPQQQPLSRPLQSPGQNSISPGRNGISPPNKLSHLPMTSSSNTVSTKSSSSGRMLYTAPGRQLSQQNLTKQTALTKSTSGIPRSESASKGLNQILNSGGSNKKAELSRMSSAKSSGSESDRSERPVLVRQSTFIKETSSPTLRQKFKESASYEFLSPYRPGSPTRSQIQIPVLSPSLPNMSLSTHLTAQTSSWQNLPPNLSPSVEYDGRPTKHHDIARSHSESPSRLPINRLGTWKREHSKHSSSLPRVSTWRRSGSSSSVLSASSESSEKTKSEDEKQHESSVSRHKQSNESQASAKATWRKIKENEIPQIMNEPKYSSAGATNDTDSKTLIYQMAPAVSKTEDVWVRIEDCPINKPRSGRSPTGNTPPVIDSVSEKGSVNNKDSKEITEKQNPENRNVPVHTIGLENCPNSFFQIDSPDKKGTEAKPGQNNPVPAPENNESTVNEHTPFSSSSSSKHNSPSGTVAARVTPFNYSPSPRKSSVDNSSARPSQIPTPINNSTKKHDSKTENTDSSETQSPKRHSGSYLVTSV encoded by the exons GGTTCTGCTGCTCAAATGGACCATGACACAGCCAGTGTTATGAACTCTAGTAATAACTATTCTGTTCCTCGCAGACTGACAAATCATCTGGGTACCAAG GTGGAAATGGTGTATTCATTATTGTCGATGCTTGGTACTCATGGTAAAGATGACATGTCAGGAACATTGCTAGCAATGTCTAGCTCTCAAGACAGCTGCATATCTATGCGCCAGTCTGGATGTCTTCCTCTCCTCATCCAGCTTTTACATGGAAATGATAAAGACTCTGTGTTGTTAGGAAATTCCCGTTGTAGTAAAGAGGCCCGTGCCAGagccagagcagcactgcatAACATCATTCACTCCCAGCCTGATGATAAGCGAGGCAGACGGGAAATCCGTGTGCTTCATCTCTTAGAGCAAGTCCGTGCTTACTGTGAAACGTGTTGGAAATGGCAGGAGGCACATGAAGAAGGCATGGACCGGGACAAGAACCCAA TGCGAGCTCCAGCTGATCATCAAATCTGTCCTGCAGTGTGTGTTTTGATGAAACTTTCATTTGATGAAGAACACAGGCATGCCATGAATGAGCTTG gatgtttGCAGGCCATTGCAGAACTGTTGCAAGTGGACTGTGAAATGTATGGACTTACAAATGACCACTATAGTGTTACATTAAGGAGGTATGCTGGAATGGCTCTGACAAACTTGACTTTTGGAGATGTGGCAAACAAG GCTACATTATGTTCTATGAAGGACTGCATGAGAGCTCTTGTAGCCCAATTGAAGTCTGAAAGTGAAGACTTGCAGCAG GTCATTGCAAGCGTTTTGAGGAACTTGTCCTGGCGAGCAGATGTAAACAGTAAAAAGACTCTACGTGAAGTTGGAAGTGTAAAAGCATTGATGGAATGTGCTTTAGAAGTTAAGAAG GAATCCACCCTAAAAAGCGTTTTGAGTGCCTTATGGAATTTGTCAGCACACTGTACTGAGAACAAAGGTGATATATGTGCTGTTGATGGTGCTCTTGCATTTCTAGTTGGTACACTGACATACCGGAGCCAAGCAAACACTTTAGCTATCATAGAAAGTGGAGGAGGAATATTAAGAAATGTTTCTAGCTTAATTGCTACTAATGAGGACCACAG GCAAATCTTGCGAGAGAACAGCTGCTTACAAACCTTGTTACAGCATTTGAAGTCACACAGTTTGACAATAGTCAGTAATGCATGTGGGACCCTGTGGAATCTTTCTGCACGAAATGCAAAAGATCAGGAGGCACTGTGGGACATGGGAGCAGTGAGCATGCTCAAAAATCTCATTCActcaaaacacaaaatgatAGCAatgggcagtgctgcagctctaAGAAACCTGATGGCAAATAGGCCAGCAAAATATAAGGATGCCAACATTATGTCTCCAGGATCAAGCTTACCATCTCTTTATGTTAGAAAACAAAAGGCACTGGAAGCAGAATTAGATGCTCAGCATTTATCAGAGACTTTTGAAAACATAGATAATTTAAGCCCAAAAGCATCTCACCATAATAAGCAGAGACATAAGCAAAATATATACAATGAGTATGTTTTGGATTCCAGTCGACATGATGATGGGATTTGCAGTTCAGAGACTTTTAATACTAGTCATATGACTGTGCTTTCACCATATTTAAATGCTACAGTATTGCCTGGCTCCTCTTCCTATAGTAGAGGAAACATAGAAAACTCTCGATCTGAGAAAGACAGAAGCCTCAATAGGGATGTAGCAGTAGGTTTAAATAGCTATCATCAAGCTACAGAGAATACTGGGAACTCCTCTAAGAGAATAGGAATGCAGAttactgctgcagctcagaTTGCCAAAGTTATGGAAGAAGTAACAAGCATGCATATTCCACAAGAAGACAGAAGTTCTTGTTCCACTTCTGAAATGCACTGTTtgacagaagacagaaatgtcccaagaaaaacagctgctgcCCATACTCACTCGAATACATACTTTCCTAAATCTGAGAATTCAAACGGGACGTGTCCTATGCTTTATACAACAATGGAATACAAGAGAGCTTCAAATGATAGTTTAAATAGTGTCAGCAGCAGTGATGGCTATGGTAAAAGAGGTCAAATGAAACCTTCCATTGAATCTTACTCGGAAGATGATGAAAGTAAATTTCGTAGTTATGGTCAATACCCAGCTGACTTGGCACATAAGATACATAGTGCAAATCATATGGATGACAATGATGAAGAGCTAGACACTCCTATTAATTATAGTCTTAAATATTCAGATGAACAGTTGAGTTCTGGAAGGCAAAGTCCCTCTCAGAATGAAAGATGGGCAAGGCCTAAGCATATAATAGAagatgaaataaagcaaaatgaacAAAGGCAGTTAAGGAGCAAAGATGCAACTTATTCCGTGTACACTGAAAGCGGAGATGATAAGTGCATGAAATACCAGTCACCTTTTGGACAGCAAgaatgtgtttcttcttttagaTCAAGAGGATCCAAtggtgcagagcagagcagagtaGGCTCAATGCTTGGAATGAATCAAAAAGTAAACCAGTCCTTGTGCCAGGCTGATGATTATGACAATGATAAGCCAACCAACTATAGTGAATGCTACTCTAAGGAGGAACACCACAAAGGGGAAGAAGACAGACCAACTAATTATAGCATAAAGTACAATAAAGAGGAACATCTTGTTGATCAGCCTATTGATTATAGTCTAAAATATTCAACAGAAGTTCCTCTCTCTTCTCAGAAGCCATCTTTTACTATTTCAAACAGTTCATCAGTGCAAAGCACTAAAACTGACGATATTTCCTTAAGCTGTGAGAACATATCAACCCCTTCAGGTAGTTCAGAGAGACAGAATCAGCTTCACCCAAATTCTGCACAGAGTAGAAGTAGTCATGCTCAAAAGACTGCCTCCTGTAAGACTTCCTCTATTAATCAGGAAACTATACAAACTTATTGTGTGGAAGATACACCAATATGTTTTTCAAGGTGTAGCTCTTTGTCATCTTTGTCATCAGCTGAAGATGAAATAGGATGTGATCAACCCACACATGTGACAGATGCTAATAACACATTACAGATAGCAGAACTAAAGGAAAACAGTGGGATTCTGTCTACAGAAGGTGCAGTAAGTGAAGTTGCATCAGCTTCTCAGCACATCAGAACAAAATCTAGTAGACTTCAGACTCCTAGTTTATCTCCTTCTGACTCTTCTAGACATAAAGCTGTTGAATTTTCTTCTGGTGCCAAATCTCCCTCAAAGAGTGGTGCACACACTCCTAAAAGTCCACCAGAACATTATGTGCAGGAAACCCCACTCATGTTTAGCAGATGTACTTCTGTAAGTTCCCTGGATAGTTTTGAAAGCCATTCAATTGCTAGTTCAGTTCAAAGTGAGCCTTGCAGTGGAATGGTAAGTGGAATTATAAGTCCCAGTGATCTTCCAGACAGCCCTGGACAAACAATGCCTCCAAGCAGAAGTAAAACTCCACCCCCTGCTCAAGGAGCTCAAGTAAAGAAGGAAGTAGCTAAAGGCAAAGTACCTAATGCAGAAAAGAGAGAGTCTGGTCCTAGACAGGTAGCTATAAATGAAGCTGTTCAAAGAGTTCAGGTACTGCCAGATGCTGATACGTTATTACATTTTGCCACAGAAAGTACACCGGATGGATTTTCTTGCTCTTCTAGCCTAAGTGGTCTGAGTCTTGATGAACCATTTATACAGAAAGATGTAGAGTTAAGAATAATGCCTCCTGTACATGAAAATGAACATGGAAATGAAGCAGAACCTGAACAGCCAGATGTTACAAAGGATAACCAAGAGAAGAAAGCGGAGAAGCctactgaagcagaaaaagacaTTATGGATGATTCTGATGATGATATTGTTATATTGGAAGAATATATTATTTCTGCAATGCCAACAAAATCTTCACATAAAGCCAAAAAGCCTTCTCAAGCATCTGCTTCAAAAATACCTCCTCCTGTAACCAGAAAGCCAAGCCAACTGCTAGTTTACAAACTTTTGCCTTCACAAACTGGATTGCAGTCCCAAAAGCGTGTGAGTTTTACACCTGGATATGATATGCCATGGGTATACTTTGTTGAGGATACACCAATAAATTTTTCAACAGCTACATCTTTGAGTGACCTCACAATAGAGTCACTACCGAATGAGTTGGCCAATGTAGAGAACGTGGGTACAGGGGCAGAGTCAGAGGAGTTTGAAAAGAGAGACACCATTCCTACAGAAGGTATAAGTACAGATAACTCTCAGAGAGCAAAAAGCTCAACTAAGACTGCCCCAGGACTGGATGATGACAAAACAGAAGAGGGTGATATTCTGGCCGAATGTATTAATTCGGCTatgccaaaaggaaaaagtcacAAATCTTTCAGAGTGAAGAAGGTAATAGATCAAATCCAACAAGCATCTTTATCTGTAAGTAACACAAATCAGTCAGAACATGATAAAAAGGAGCCAATGTCACCAGTAAAGCCCATTCCCCAAAATAATGAATATAGAGCACatgtaagaaaaaacacagagcCTAAAAGCTATATTAATAATGAAAGAAGCTATTCAGAGaacacagacacaaagaaacagaatcttaaaaataattcaagataTTTTAATGACAAACTTCCAAATAATGAAGAGCATGTAAAAGGAAACTTTGCATTTGATTCCCCTCATCATTACACACCTATTGAGGGAACTCCTTATTGTTTTTCACGGAATGATTCTCTAAGTTCTTTAGATTTTGATGATTATGATGATGTTGACCTTTCAAGGGAGAATGCAGaattgcaaaaaagaaaagcaaaggaaacagaaactgAAGACTACACTAATACAGAACAATCTTCAAATCAGCAACCAAGTAATAGGACACAAGTTTGTCAAAAATACCTGACAGGCAGAAGCCAGCCTGAAACTTTCTCTCAGTCAACTAAAGATATTCCAGATAGAGGAGCAGCTGTAGATGAGAAAATGCAGGATTTTGCTATTGAAAACACACCTGTAAATTTTTCTCGCAATTCATCTCTTCGTTCCCTCAGTGATATTGAtcaagaaaacaacaacaaagaaagtGAACGTGCAAAACAAACTGAGGGTCCTGATTCACAGATAGAATCAAATAGACCACAGACTTCTAGTTATGCACCTAAATCATTTATTGTTGAAGATACTCCTGTATGTTTCTCTAGAAACAGCTCTCTCAGTTCTCTTAGTATTGACTCAGAAGATGATCTGTTGCAGGAATGCATTAGTTCAGCTAtgcctaaaaagaaaaaaccctcaaaagtaaagagtgaaagtgaaaaaaataattccagaaatatGGGTGATGTATTGGCAGAAGATTTATCACTGGatttgagagagagagggaggacaGATTCAGAACATGGTTTCTCACCTGATTCAGAGAACTTTGATTGGAAAGCTATACAAGAAGGTGCGAATTCTATAGTTAGTagcttgcatcaagctgcagCTGCTATATCACTGACTAGACAAGCTTCATCAGACTCTGACTCTATCCTTTCATTAAAATCTGGTATTTTTCTAGGGTCACCTTTTCATCTTACCCCAGACcaagaagaaaagccttttaCTAGTAATAAAGGTCCAAGAATTCTTAAGCCAGGGGAGAAGAGTACATTGGAGTATAAAAAAGTAGAATCTGAAAATAAGGGaatcaaaggaggaaaaaaagtatacaAAAGTATAATTACAGGAAAAGCTTGCTCTAATTCAAAAGTTTCAAGCCAGTTAAGGCAACCACAGCAAACAAATATGACTTCAATTTCACGTGGTAGGACAATGATTCATATTCCAGGAGTTCGAAATAGTTCCTCAAGTACTAGTCCTGTTACCAAAAAAGGTCCCCCTCTAAAAAATACAAACTCCAAGAGTCCCAGTGAAGGCCAAAATTCTGTTAGTTCTCCAAGAGGAGTCAATTCATCAGTGAAACTTGAGTCAGCTCCTGTAACTAGACAACCATCTCAACAAAGCAGGTCAAGTAAAAGACCTTCTAGATCAGGATCTAGAGACTCTACTCCTTCTAGACCTCAACAGCAGCCATTAAGCAGGCCTCTGCAATCTCCAGGACAAAACTCAATTTCCCCAGGAAGAAATGGTATAAGTCCTCCCAACAAACTGTCTCATTTGCCAATGACATCATCCTCTAATACAGTTTCAACTAAATCTTCAAGTTCAGGAAGAATGTTATATACAGCACCAGGCAGGCAGTTGAGCCAGCAAAACCTTACAAAGCAAACTGCCTTAACTAAGAGTACCAGTGGCATTCCCAGAAGTGAGTCTGCTTCAAAAGGATTAAACCAAATTCTCAATAGTGGTGGATCAAACAAAAAGGCTGAACTATCCAGAATGTCATCCGCAAAATCCAGTGGGAGTGAATCTGACAGATCTGAAAGACCTGTTCTGGTTCGTCAGTCAACTTTTATTAAAGAAACTTCGAGTCCAACTCTAAGACAGAAATTCAAAGAGTCTGCTTCATATGAATTTCTGTCTCCTTACAGGCCAGGGTCTCCCACTAGATCCCAAATACAGATTCCAGTTTTAAGTCCATCTCTTCCCAATATGTCTTTATCCACTCATTTAACTGCCCAGACTAGCAGTTGGCAAAATTTACCCCCTAATCTGAGTCCTTCTGTAGAATATGATGGGAGACCAACAAAACATCATGACATAGCTCGTTCTCATTCTGAAAGTCCATCTAGATTGCCAATCAATAGATTGGGAACATGGAAGCGTGAACATAGTAAGCATTCCTCATCACTTCCTCGTGTAAGCACTTGGCGAAGATCCGGAAGTTCTTCCTCAGTTCTGTCAGCTTCTTCAGAATCCAGTGAAAAGACGAAAAGTGAAGATGAAAAGCAACATGAAAGTTCTGTTTCTAGACACAAACAAAGTAATGAAAGTCAAGCATCAGCAAAAGCtacttggagaaaaataaaagaaaatgaaattcctCAAATAATGAATGAGCCTAAGTATTCTTCCGCAGGTGCAACAAATGACACTGATTCCAAAACTCTAATTTATCAGATGGCACCAGCTGTCTCTAAGACAGAGGATGTGTGGGTGAGGATAGAGGACTGCCCTATTAATAAACCTCGATCTGGAAGATCCCCAACTGGAAATACTCCCCCTGTTATTGACAGTGTTTCAGAGAAAGGGAGTGTGAATAATAAAGATTCTAAAGAGattactgaaaaacaaaatccagagaACAGAAATGTTCCTGTTCATACCATTGGTTTAGAAAATTGTCCAAACTCTTTCTTTCAGATAGACAGTCCAGACaagaaaggaacagaagcaaaacctgGACAGAATAATCCTGTTCCTGCaccagaaaataatgaaagtacTGTTAATGAGCATACACCATTCAGTTCCAGTAGCTCAAGCAAACATAACTCCCCCAGTGGTACTGTTGCAGCAAGAGTGACTCCTTTCAACTACAGTCCAAGTCCCAGGAAGAGTAGTGTGGACAACAGTTCTGCTCGGCCATCACAAATACCAACACCAATAAATAACAGCACAAAGAAACATGattcaaagactgaaaatacagactCCAGTGAAACTCAGAGTCCTAAACGTCATTCTGGCTCTTACCTGGTGACTTCTGTTTAA